TGATAGGGGTTGATGCACACCTCCTTCTGCTTGGAACTGAAaggaaactcacagcaatccaaaGGCTTCAGTTCATGGCGGCTCTGGAGGTCTGGCCAGCGCCACACTCCGCAATAAATGACATGAGGCAATCCCTTCCGGTGGGACACCTGCAGCCTGCCATCCAGGGAGCAGGGAATGGTGACACAGTTACTTGGCTGTCCCGGGCAGCTCAGGGCCTTCGCCAACTCTTCCATggcccctttctttttcttcaattttttcacCAACACGTCCACAGCTTTCTCTGCCCATTTTTCTTCTTCGTCACCCTGTTTCCAACCTAGAAGTCTCTTCACAGCTGGACTTGTGAGGGAAAACAAGGTGGTCACATTCATAGTGACTGGTCTAATTCTTCAGGCTTCTTACAGGGTGAAGTGGTGCTGTCTCGAAAgaggagaggccagaagagagttcaGCTTATTGAAATCGGTTCTCTTTAGTTTTTCCGTAGTTCTGAAAAGTAGAGAACGGCTCTTCCTCCTATTCCAAGAAGGGACCCAAAGTTAGCACCTGCAAAAGAAAGGATAGGAAACTGTCTTTAAAATCACCTTTAGACACACCATGATTAACTGATAAGTGCCAGATACTAAGCACTTTGGTGTTCCCTGGCTAATACTGCTCAGCTTCACACTTGGGTGACTTTATTAGTGAGATGCAACCCCAGGCTAAGCTCGTGAGAATGTGTATTCTATGATGCCAGAAGCTGAAATGTGTTCTCCTAAAACATACATTAAAGCTCCAGTGCCCATTGCAACCCACTGCACTTGACTTGGAGTGGCTAAGGAACTCACCAGGGTTAAATCAGATTATAAGGGTGGGGCCTGAAAGCAACAGGATTGGCCGTCTTacaagaggaagagaacaaaCTGCTCAGAGCAGCACCATGCCCTGGACAAAGGTCATGTCAGTGTTTGGGGCACAGCTATCACTCAGGCAATTTGCATATTACCACCACAAGCCTATTTGCAAGTGACAAGGTTCAACCGACACCAAGCAGAAAActgcaaaaaaatgaaacaacaacgaTTCCAACCTAAAATCTTGTGGGAGACTGACCTATTAACTGACAGATACAAGAGTAAAGTGTAAATGTGTGACCCAGTTTATATAGAAACCAGCATGTAAATGAGTAAAGTCATGTGGAATATACGGTATTTGTGGCAAAGGAGCTAGCTGAGTGCCTAGAGTGACTGCCTGTACAGGCCTGAGTACTATACTCAGTCTGCCCTAAGATCGATGAGCCACCCAGAGTCTCCACACTCTCCCAGGTCTGATACCAGAATTCCCCACAGCACTTTCTAGCCATAGTTGGAAGATGAGGAAATAGCAGCACCCAAGTGAGGTTCCAGAGACCCTGGCCGCAAATCCCAAAGCatggctggcattttctaaacCAGAGTGCACCCTGGGAGCCCAGACCTAAAAGTTAGTCTCAGGCCTGACTTTCTCCCCTCCCTGTGCTTTGCAAAAAGCGAGTCTGATCTAGCGACTAGCTACACCCCAAATACTAAAAGCAGCGCCATTGACTGGGCATGGCTCTGAGCTCAACGCAGAGGCTGGGCCTCTGTTTCTGACCTGAAGGGAGAGGCTGGCTTTCAGAGCGCGGGCAGCCAGAGCCAGCAAGGCAGCGAGTTCCCTCAAGCCAGCGAGCTCCGCGGTGCACGTCAGGGCTGGGAGCAGACTCCAATTCACTCCGGCTCCCGGACACTGCGGGcccactgtcccctccccaaaGGGACATCCCAATGCCCCAGACTCCCAATGTCTGTTGCCTTCCCTCGGGGAACCGGGCGGTGCCTTACCCACACCCTGAAAGCGCAGCATCTGTACCTGCCTGCGGAGCCCGCCAGTCGATGCGCCTCTGCAGCCCCTTTAGTGGCAACGTTCTCCATTCTCCACAAAGAAGGGAGGGCCGGGTAGAGCCATGAGATACCTTTAGCAAAGTGCCACCCAAGTCGCCAGGGAGTCAGGCACCCTGGAacacttgagtttggatccccaggaagaGCCACTTGGAGCTGGGCTCGCAAGTCCAACCGGTCCCCTCCTAGAGAAACTTGGCGGGGGACGGGCGCATCAGGGTCTAGAGACAGGCTCTGAGTCATCCTCCCGCCTGGACCACATGGCGGACTCCCGGGACAGGTCCAGGCCGGGTGAGCAAAAGGGATCGTGGACACCACTTACCTGGAGTTCAAGGAATTCCAGTAGATAGGCTCTAAAACTGTTGGGCTGGAGATGGCAGTTCTGGAGAAAACCATCCAAAGTCCCCAACAGGACTTCCACGTGGAGTCCCTCCTGGACCCTGCAACGGCCCTGGCCAAGCTGCTCCCAGTTCTGCACACTTGGTGACGAGTGCTGAGTCTATGCCCTTGGGGATGGCTTCCAGCCTCTGATCGAGGGCTTCCTGGCCTGATTATGGCACCAAGTGATCAGGCTGGCAGGACCCAAGTTAGGATTGACTCGCGGGGCAGCGCCAATCTTCGCAGGCCACCCGCAGTGCCCGCCTGCCTGGCGCCAATCCCGACCCCGCTCCccatttcctgtcctctctccctGCAGCTCCCCTTCTCCACTTTCTGCCACCCCCCAAAACAGAGCTTTCAAAGCTCCACCAACTATATCTGGGTGGACTTTCCTTTGGTAACTTGCAGAACGTTCTAATAAATAGAAAAGCACTGGGGTTTGCTTTAGAAAGAATTTGGGGGGTTGGAGCACAGGATTCTGTCCAGATCTGTTGCTGTTTCACAAATCACTTACTCTAGTAACTGCAATTCACTGTACACCACACAAGAGGGAGAGCATCCCAATCATGCCACGCAAATGCCAACTAGCTGAAAAACGTATGGTGCTGTGCATTAGCCAATGCAACCCAAAATAGGGTGACAGTGTCCCTCACCAGGACAAGTGACTTCTAAAACCATCAACACACATAGCAGATGGCAAAGGAATCAAGACTAGTTAAATGGAATTCCAAGAAATGGAAAGATAAGCCTTCTACTGCCAGGGAACACCTATATCCATCTCCCTGTGTTTGCCCTTCAGCAGTACTTTCAGGTCCTTTCCAGTTAGTAAACCTAGTATCAAGTATTCACATGACTTCCTGGAGCGGTGGTAACTCTCATCTTTAGCAGTCTCATGGCCAGTTATGCCAAGAGCACAAATGGCTCTGGGTAGAAAACAACAGAATTGGAGACAACTGAATACCAGAAGTTCAAGCTAATTGCAGCATGGAAAATGTTCATTGGTGgccacacaggcacatacacacagcatataCTAGTACAGCTGAGTGACCAAGACATTACTCAGAACAGCACAGGCTCATTTGCTACATCCTAAGAGAAACTATAGCCCTTACCTAGGAACCTTCATATGAAGCATTGAAGAGTTCTCacaataagaaaatttaaagctTTAGTTTATAAGACAAGAATTCTGCAAACTACACAATATTAATGGTAAAAACtacaaattttaaatactataataaaaataaagagccaATATTTAATTCTATAacacatcaaaaatttaaaataactcaagaaaacaaacctgGGAATTCAAGGGAACATCTGAATTGCTAATAAATTGTGAAAAAATCTCTTAACCTTTATAATGTGTACACAAAAGTAgtggaacaaaagaagaaaacaaaacactatatTGTAGCACAGTAAAAGGTGGGTACATATTATTAACAATGATATCCTTTTCTTTCTGAAGCCTGGTGGACAACAGTTAACAGTTACTAAGCACCAGAATGATTGAATATCTAGGAGTCTCTAAGAGTAGACATTGACATG
The nucleotide sequence above comes from Cricetulus griseus strain 17A/GY unplaced genomic scaffold, alternate assembly CriGri-PICRH-1.0 unplaced_scaffold_256, whole genome shotgun sequence. Encoded proteins:
- the LOC113838982 gene encoding mothers against decapentaplegic homolog 1-like, coding for MNVTTLFSLTSPAVKRLLGWKQGDEEEKWAEKAVDVLVKKLKKKKGAMEELAKALSCPGQPSNCVTIPCSLDGRLQVSHRKGLPHVIYCGVWRWPDLQSRHELKPLDCCEFPFSSKQKEVCINPYHYKRVESP